The DNA window gctgattttttgtttttttgttttttctccttttccagACTTTGATATACTTCTACGACCCAATAGATGTGGAGCAAGATCAACTCATTGAAGGCTCAGCAACACTAAcacaaagcaaagaaaaccGTCGATTCATGAATATTAACCTACGATACTCGTGAGTCAGCAGTCATTTAAGCTAATAGATTCATCTCCTCTTCCATCATCAAAGTAGAATCAGATCAcatctatttatatatttctgCCTATTGATCATTTGCTTTGATCATTGTTCATACAGTTCTGGCGGGCGGTCCTTTGTAAAGGAGTCTGTGATGAGGTGATTTTCTTAAGAGTGTTTACAGGTTTGATGAGTCCCAATAGTTCATTCCTGGGTAAGATAATTCCAAGCCTTCCGAGTTAGTGCGTGGCACAACTTAAAGCTCTCGTCTGCAGAACCTGGCAGACTTTCTTCTTCAAAGGGAGCTCCTCAATTGACTATGCAGATTCatgaatttttaagaatttctaCCTTCAGGACATGGAGATGAAACTTACTGTAAACACAAATATAGGTGAGCTGATttacaaaaattcatttaagaCTGTTCTTGGGATGCGGGCTGTGTAAGAAGAGCAGGCAATGTCATTGTTGTATTTTTACCCATTTGACGTTCGCACATGCAATTTTTCCGAGCTAAATGTCTCACAGAGCTTCCGCAAGTACCACACCACGTACAAATACAAACAACATGCAATACAACTACCTTCACAGCATTATTCCGAGctaaaaacatgaaaagcaaATAGACTAGGGTTTGGAGGTGCAATTAGGAAAACATACAGGCTGAGCCGGCAACACCTTAAGCTGTTAAATaatgtattattttcttaacagtAATGTCATATTGGCTTCACTTTTAACATGACATGCATAGAGGATTCAAAGTTCACAGATAGCATGGCCATCCCTTGTTCATTTCGCACAATTACACCAAACCCCACACCTTCTTCTTGATAGCAGCATCTGTGTTGATTTTGACTTTCCCTGCTGTAGGAGCTGTCTTGAGAATATGAATACCATGAGTCACCATAATCGAACTAGATGGCTGTTTATAGTTTTCCATCTGATAATCAAGAAGGAAATTTAGGGATGGGGAGATGGGAGTCTCCTACCACATTGTTGAAAAATAGTTCATTTCTAGACCTCCACAAAGCCCATACGATTAACACAGAATTGCTCTATTATATCCTTATCAACTGACTTCTGCGGACCTATTACCCATGACCTAAAAGGAGGAAACTTGCATGTCATCACAACGTGGAGATACAGgggacaaaaacaaaatgcttCTTGTCCAACCACAATCCTTGAGCACATGTATATTATCCTCGCAGCCACATCTGACACAGGATACATCATCAATCTGCACTCGTTTAGCAAGGTTTGATCTTGCAGGTAGGGCTTCTTTATAAGCACGGCACACAAAATTTATAACCTTCGGAGGAATACTGAGTTTCTAAAAGGTCTTCCACCGGTCCTTTTCTGCGTTCTCCATCTCGTCACTGGAAGTACACGCCTGGTATCCACTCTTGACACCATTTTCCATCCCTAGAATAATGCCATATCAACTTATCCTCAGGAAGCTTCCAACTAATAGGAATGTCTGTGATCTGTTCCACTTCAAAGGGGTAGAGAGTGGAATTGAGGAGTCCCACATTCCATGAGCGAGTATCAGTATCCTTTAGCTGATGTGCAGTAGCATTTGCATCAGGATTCATTATTGGAGACCACACTCGAACACCATGATGTCGCAGTAGCCACTTGTCTTTCCAGATTTTTATCCTCGTTCTACCCCCCACCATCCACCTGGTTCCATGCTCCAAAAGCTCACGGCTCTCCACTACACTACGCCATGTATAACTAGGATTATAGCCCTAACCAACATGCCAAAAATTTGACAGAGGCTTTAAGAATTCTAGCCAACAAAGAATCAGGAAACTTATGCAGCCTCCAACCCTGTTTGGATAAAAGAGCTTTATTGAAACAGCATCAACTTTCTAAAACCCAAACCTCCTCCTAACTTGTTTCTGCATATTATGTCCCAAGCCGTCAAGCAGATCTTTCTCTCATGATCCTCATATTCTGCACATAGTAGGAAGAGGTATGTAGAAAGCGGGGCCCCCTTCTTCAGTCCTCTCTCAGGATTAAGATTCTCCCCTGGAATTCCATTAATCAGAATAGAGTATGAAGCCGTGGTCACACATCGCATTACTAGATCGACCCAATTGTGATTGAATCCCATCTTCAATATAATACCCCGCAGAAAAGACCATTCAACCTTGTCATATGCTTTACACATGTCCAGTTTCAGACTCATAAATCCTTGACGGCCTCTCCTCCTTCTCATACTGTGAAAAGACTCAAAATCTATCAAAGCATTATCAGTAATCAACCGACTAGGAACAAAAGCGCTTTGAGTTTCATGAATTATCTTCggcaaaattaatttcaatctaTTAGCTATCATCTTAGCACCAGTTTAAAAACTAGGTTACTCAAGCTACTTGGTCGAAATTGAGTGCGTGATTCTTGGTTATTAACCTTTGGAACCAAACAAATATGAGCATAGTTAATAGCAGTAGGATCCCCTCCATTATTAAGAATACTCAAAACATAATCACAAACCTCAGACCCCACCACAATCCGTTAAGATGCCTTTCCATAAAAGTAAGGTGTGTTCTTGTCTCCTTCCTTCTTCCATGAAGACCCAGACCGTTGTGCCCACATAATTTCCTCCTTTTTAAGTAATCCATCCATCTCTTCTTACAGATCTGTCACTGCTTTAAAAGTCTCATCCGAGGGAGGCAAATACTGTAGCCTATCAAGTTCTTTCCTGTACTCCTTCAGAGCCCTGGCCATATGGCCAAATGTATTTCCAACTCTACTATTGCAGTTCATTCCCCCATGCTTCTATTCTATTAGCAAAGGAAAAATTCTGCGAATCCAAAGACAGATTCATCCGAGGAAGCGCCCATTTTCCTGCCATTTTCATTAGAGCCATTAATTTTTAGGTTCAAATGAATAAGACAATGTTCTGAAACAAAACGAGGAAGGTGTGTAAGAGAGGCACCTGGAAACAAATTCCTCCATTGGAAATTCACAACACATCTGATTATTTATCCATGTATATTGGTTCCCAAAGAAACCAATATCTTGAAGACTACAATCATTCAAAGCTTGATTGAATGTTTACATGAGTGCAAAATCTCTTGGCAAACCACCCTGCTTCGCATGGGAGTAAAGAACTTCATTAAATTCACCAATACAACACCATCATTCTAAGGCTTCAAATCTCGTAATGACTTCCAAGTCCTCTCCTTTTCTGATCTCTGGTCAGCCAGACACTCTTGCAAACCTCCACTTGTGCTCTGATAATGAATCACGGTAGACTTCAGTATCAATGTAGTGTACAGATAGTAAAGCCAACCCACCATTTCTCCTATTGCCTTCCCTCTCACAATCTACAACTAAGCAACTTTTGAACCCCATACGTTCATTAACCTTctgaaattcatgatttttttttaagtccagTTTCCATCAGGAAAACTAGACTGGGAGCTTCAAGCTGGATAAACTCGTGTAATCTGTTAACTGCTTGAAGCTTGAAGGTTACCAGGCCCTCGCAGTTCGGAACCATAGCTCTAGGCAGGGCTGTGCCACAGCCTTCGCCTCTCTTCCCCTAGAATGAATCAACTTCAGTTATAATTATATCATCTCTCATTAGTTTCTCCATCGGAAAGGCTCCATCCCCATCACTGCTATCTCTACCAACTCACCCTTACGCTTCTCCATATTAAAACTCGCCCCACCAATACCACCCCCATGTTAAAACTCCCTCACCATCTGTCTATTTTCCTTCAGTTCTCTGTTGACGCTTACAGGTTTTAGAAGAGTAAACAagactctttttttcttagggtttttactttttagcaTGCGGTAGTTTGAGTAGGGTGTGTTTAGGTTGCAGGCTGGGTTTGATAAAGAGATTCTTCTCCAACTGATATGCTTCTCCAGGGCGGGCGCCACACATGCATTCTTGATTGTGTTCGTACGTAAATGCTTGAGCATTAAAAGGACGGTCCCTAACCAGCCTTGCAACTAAACACCATGTTGGAGGTATCCATTGGTTCGCATCAATGTCATCTACCATCACAATCTCTTCCTCCTCCATTATTTACTCCCTCTTGTCTCCACCATCTGAACTAGTAGCCATTTATAGTGAAAAGAAGACGAATAGCCTTTATTTATTGAAAGGGAAATTCTCACActgataaataatttatttatgctCGGTCTAAATTACACGTTCACCAAGGTTAAACCTCTTTTTCATACCTTTTTAAAAGCACCCCTTTATACTTCGaacttatatttattaaataaaaaaattgaatatatatttatcaagtAAACATGCTTTGATTcttgacaataaaattaattagtttaatttttaaaccatataaatatttttaagtggaCTTAAAGTAAACATTATGGGCAGTTGAATTATCTTTCAAATTAGTTAGGATAAATATATAACTCTTAAGAATAATTATTACCGACAAATCTTGACTCacacattatattattattacgaacccttgttattttaatagttcttttcaattatattatatgtgacataaatataaatcataaacacattcataaacaaataaaaattgtatagattattttttaatatcatcactaTTTCTCCGGTTCGGTGGAGtaaaaaacaatgcaagaactatttttttatgaattcataatgtaaataattaataaagtaaGGTTTTACAACAATagcagaaaataataatttaaaaaatattaattagaatccataaattttgatgtaatttaattattattttttaattttaatactttatatttcttattaatttatatctaaaatcatatgggttttgatagcaaaaataaaaaaaaaaaatagctccaacaaagaaaaaaaacctaaaatatagGAAACTAAGAatgattttttgaagaaaaaaaggtgggaattagttttaaaaaaacgaGAATATTTTtgccaaattaaatattttcaccttatcacaaaaaatatcaattaatattatCCACTTACGGAGAAAAAAATTCCAAGTCGTGGCTTCTCTCCACCCTGCTCAAACTCAAAGCCAGCCATGGAGAATTGTTGCAGCTTCATGAAATTGAACTTATCATCTTCCATAACCAAACCCGCTCTATTCAAAACCACCaacatcttcttctcctctttaaatgatgaaaaactacCCTCCACAACTCTCAAAACCCCCCTTTCAGTGTCACCCCACAGACATAAAACAGCAGCCACTCAAATCTTTAAAACCAGTAAGTACCCATGTCTTTAGTTGTCAATTCGAGAAGAAATTCCCATTCAAAATCTTAACTTggctttagatttttaatatttcttatttatcttttGTGTCAGGTTTTAAAGCAAATAGTAGCATAGCAAATGCTGAAGTGCCTGTGGAAGTGGAAGTGGAAGTGGAAGTGGAAGTTGCAGAAGGGTACAGTATGACCCAATTTTGTGATAAGGTAATTGATGTGTTTTTGAATGAGAAGCCTAGAGTTAAGGAATGGAGAAAGTATTTGGTGTTTAGGGAAGAGTGGAATAAGTACAAGGAAAGTTTCTACACTAGGTGCAAAACAAGAGCAGATAGAGAGACTGATCCAACTATGAAGCAAAGGTTAATTTCACTTGCCTCTAAAGTTAACAAGGTAAAATAATGATGCATCTATCATTTTTCACCTCTTCTTTCTGTTACTTGGAAAAATTTAGTAAAACAAAGGAAATTGATGTgttattatttatgttgttcTTGATTTGTTTCCCAGGATTGTTGTTTCCTACTTGGTgtgttttgataataaaatattctgaattttagggggaaaagaagatttttatgtttttgtgtcttaaaaagagaaatatgCAATTGGGAAATCTGGTTTTGCTTCTGTTTCTATAAAAGGTTAAGAGTTGGAtaaatgtatatattatatactCCTTTGGGTTTAGAGACTCTTTGGATTGTGGTGTACTAAGGAATAAACATTGCAGATTGATGAAGATATGGAAAAACATGATAAACTTCTCAAGGAGATTCAAGATAACCCAACTGACCTCAATGCAATTGTTGCAAAACGGCGCAAGGATTTTACTGGGGACTTCTTTCGTTACCTTGCTCTTCTTTCAGAAACTTGTGACAGCTTGGAGGACCGTGATGGTAATTACGAGAGCACTTGGGAtgtgtattattttgatggattGTGCGCATTTTTTTACACTAAATTGCATGGTTCGTGAGAATCCCTTTTTGCTATGATAGTTTGATCATATGCTAACAGAACTCTTATATATGCACATAAATACTGAAATGTTGGTCATTTTGAGGATGCTATTGTTAGCCTACATGTTTTTAGAGTAAATAGAGACCGTAGTTATTTACCAGAGAATGAGGCCtagcttgaatttgttttgaatgtAATCTCAAATTAATGCAACGAGTTAGAATAGTAGCCAAAATAATCTGAACTATATCCGCCTtgtcatttcttttcctttccaatCTATATCACTCTATTATACTCAAGTCATTCAGAATAATTCCAAATCTGACCACCTTACTTGTCCTGTTGCTGTgagaatgattaaaaaataaagtgattgcatcatgcttttattttttgttttatgttttctaatataatttttatttttattttcatgaattgAGAGAAtggattaattaatgaaatgacaTATCCTGGAGTTGTTCCAAAGTAAAGAGTACATAGAATGATAGAACATTTTGTACAAAAGGTAAAGGTTATAGCACCTTGACAAGCATAATAATGGGCTTATAATATGTGAACCAGAGTGAAAATCATGAGTAAATGCCTACCAAAATTCGTTAGAGGGCTTATGATTAGTTTAGCGGAAGAATAATGAGCTCGTGTTTCTTGCTTGAAGTCAACCATCTAACGTGATTGTCTGGTGGTTTGAACAGGAGTAGCTAGGCTAGTGGCTAAATGCATGTCTGCTGTCAGTGCTTTTGATAATACATTGGAGAGTTTGGAGACATTAGATGCTGCTCAAGCCAAATTTGATGATATCCTTAACTCTTCTTCAGTGGATGCAGCATGTGAAAAGATCAAAAGCCTGGCCAAGGCAAAGGAACTTGACTCTTCCTTGATCCTATTAATAAATAGTGCTTGGGCGGCAGCAAAAGAATCCACTAGTGTGAAAAATGGGGTAAAATCTGTGTGAACCTTGTATTGAGGATCTTTTGCGTAACTACTTAGAATTGCATATTTCCAGAAGAAGATGGATAAGAAACTGAactaattaaatcatgtttgtattttttatttgatgatgaagGTATCTGGGCAATTTGGCTTGACTAATACTCTGGATACCTGCAAACTGGTCTATTCACATGTACCTGGTAAATCATGGACCAAAGTCCACTGACATGATATAAAAAAGGAATTGTTTGCACCTGGCAGTGGTGGGAAGCAAACCTAAGACGTGTGCCTAATCCACACAACCCAAGCAAGCCCTAACCAATAGCCAACCCTACAGGGTTAATCCTGTTTGCAATTTCAGTATCTTCAAACAATATTTCCTCCTTTTGTGGCCTCCACTGAGTGTTATGCATGCATGCTAACTATCATGGATTATTATGTGTAGTCTAGAACTATTGAAGCATTAAATGACACAGAATAAGAGTGCTGCATTTCCATGACTTCTCTTGAATCTTTACAGCATTCTTTCCATTACATTCATGAGTTTCCTGTGCTACACTAGCCACTGTCGGCTTAATGCCTTAGACTCTGATTTCAGGTTAAAGATATAATGTATAGTTTATACAAAGCCATGAAGAGCAGTCTTAGGAGCATTGCCCCAAAAGAAATAAAGCTCCTCAAGCACTTGCTGAACATCGCAGATCCTGAAGAGCGGTTCTCAGCATTGGCAATAGCATTCTCTCCAGGTGATGACCATGAAGCCAAGGATCCTTATGCTTTATACACGTAAGAGCTTCATATTCTCTTGTGATTCAAGAGATTCAGGTATTGGTTTAATGTATAACATCCTTTAACACCTCTTTGTTGCTGTGTAGGACTCCCAAGGAGCTGCACAAATGGATTAAGATAATGCTCGATGCATACCATCTCAATAAGGAGGACACTGACATTAAGGAAGCCAAGCAGATGTCTCAGCCCGTAATTATACAAAGGCTGTTCATTCTAAAAGAAACCATTGAAGAAGAATACTTGGAAAAGACAACATTTCAGACGCGACCAGAAGGGGACACTAAGTCAGAGGACTAGTGAGGTACAGTCCAGTTTTATCAACACCTCTAGCATAGTCTTTCTACATTGTGACAGATTTATAGCTTCCAAGATGAAGCCTCGAGCTGCAAATTGTGAGGCTACTTTTCTGCTTCTGTTCTGTACTGGAGCTGCTGGGAGAACTGAGAAGAGACCTTTTGTGTAGCTCCCTGCAGTGTGAGACGATTATATGACTTGACCGTATTATTCTTCTCTTTTGGGGGACTGACGACCTGTTTCCTTTtgataaatttgtttaattaaaatgttaagtACATttattttggcaaaaaaaaaaggattttcaaATCTTTTGTCGATGGTTAAATATGACCAACATTGTTCCAATAAATGTTTGTCATGTGTCCACCACAAGAATTAGAGGAATATCACTACACACACAAGCTTCCAATAAATGTTTGTCATGTGTCCACCACAAGAATTAGAGGAATATCACTACACACACAAGCTTCTGATATGTTTTGAGTGACAATAATTGGACAGAAACCTATGTTTAGTTATGAAAGGATACGATCAAGATTCCCACTTTTATTTCAGGGACTATTGgccttgaattatttatttaagaactaTCTATGCTAGGACCAGAAGTTAAAGGGGGTGTCACATTTTACAAATAACTAGTATCCTATAAAAGAAATTGACTTGGATACTTTCTAGAGTGAAGATTCCTCTGCAATATAAATGCAGATTTCACTCTAGCTTCATCACAAGATTGCTTCTCGAATATAAATGCAGGGCAAGATCACAAGAATTGTGGAAATGACAATTCTCGTCGCTGTGTAAAGATTGAGAAGCGTGATTGAGACTATGTAGTTTGGATTCCTTACAGGGACAATCGGAAACGAACAAGAAATAGAGCTTCGAGGTGCTTGTCCAAGGTGGTCATACCTATGGAGATGAAGAGAATGGcgggaagaaagaaagaaagaaaacttgtatcattttttttttaacatggtattaaCGGTGTATTTCTGTCTCCAAAGTTTTATTGCTATGTTGATTGAAATTGTTGTCGTTAGCTTTTAGATTTCGTAGAAGTTAGCTGACATTTTCAGCTAAAGATCTGTTGTGATTTTAGGGATGTTGAGgatggttgtttttttctttttatgtaaatGATACAAATTGGCTTTTAAACAAGTTATTTAACGGGGTTTTTTCCCTTGAAAAATATCTAGTTTAAAGGGATAATCATCAAAATAccctgataaaaaaatttctatacagaaaaacttattaaaatacttttgtatttataaacgacttgtttgagattataataataatggtggtttaaaatgctttttatttaaaaatatattaaaataaagtttttttattttttaaaaattatttttaatattagtacattaaaacaatttgaaaatacaaaaaaaaaaatcaatcttaaaacataaaaaaaactttatttaaaaaaaatcaaaattttttaaaacacagaaCATTCTCAAAACCCTACTAGCCCATTTTCATAtcataaaaaacccaaaatttaacaccaatttattttgatataaaagttTATGTTTAGTTTTATAGATTCACAAAAGTTTCATTGATTTGGATAGAAATTGTTTTACAgggttttatatttaatattattttttaatcatatttatctttataatatttacattatattatatttatgcttttttccctttaatcTGTAGCTATTgtaataaatatatacatatcaaattaaaaataaaatgaaatgtcTGCGCACACTTATTAAACATGTCAGCatgttaatttgaatttgatagGATTTAGAAGAAATacttgattagaaaaaaaattgaacatttatacacttaaatggaaaaaataaaagcaagtatgctcaaacaaaaaaatcaaaaagtttatacaCCAAATTTACCATAATCTCGTTCAagcttttattatatattttattatgatcaATAAATCTTCTAATAAtgagttttcaaaaatattgacGATCAATAATATGTACATGGATTCTGTTTCTTCTTATggttatgtatattttttttcattaattcattGCCCTCGCATTATCAAACaactaaattgatttaatataaccCCTCT is part of the Populus trichocarpa isolate Nisqually-1 chromosome 7, P.trichocarpa_v4.1, whole genome shotgun sequence genome and encodes:
- the LOC7497759 gene encoding uncharacterized protein At4g37920 isoform X1; translated protein: MENCCSFMKLNLSSSITKPALFKTTNIFFSSLNDEKLPSTTLKTPLSVSPHRHKTAATQIFKTSFKANSSIANAEVPVEVEVEVEVEVAEGYSMTQFCDKVIDVFLNEKPRVKEWRKYLVFREEWNKYKESFYTRCKTRADRETDPTMKQRLISLASKVNKIDEDMEKHDKLLKEIQDNPTDLNAIVAKRRKDFTGDFFRYLALLSETCDSLEDRDGVARLVAKCMSAVSAFDNTLESLETLDAAQAKFDDILNSSSVDAACEKIKSLAKAKELDSSLILLINSAWAAAKESTSVKNGVKDIMYSLYKAMKSSLRSIAPKEIKLLKHLLNIADPEERFSALAIAFSPGDDHEAKDPYALYTTPKELHKWIKIMLDAYHLNKEDTDIKEAKQMSQPVIIQRLFILKETIEEEYLEKTTFQTRPEGDTKSED
- the LOC7497759 gene encoding uncharacterized protein At4g37920 isoform X2, translated to MENCCSFMKLNLSSSITKPALFKTTNIFFSSLNDEKLPSTTLKTPLSVSPHRHKTAATQIFKTSFKANSSIANAEVPVEVEVEVEVEVAEGYSMTQFCDKVIDVFLNEKPRVKEWRKYLVFREEWNKYKESFYTRCKTRADRETDPTMKQRLISLASKVNKIDEDMEKHDKLLKEIQDNPTDLNAIVAKRRKDFTGDFFRYLALLSETCDSLEDRDVDAACEKIKSLAKAKELDSSLILLINSAWAAAKESTSVKNGVKDIMYSLYKAMKSSLRSIAPKEIKLLKHLLNIADPEERFSALAIAFSPGDDHEAKDPYALYTTPKELHKWIKIMLDAYHLNKEDTDIKEAKQMSQPVIIQRLFILKETIEEEYLEKTTFQTRPEGDTKSED